One part of the Candidatus Methylomirabilota bacterium genome encodes these proteins:
- a CDS encoding DUF5615 family PIN-like protein — MKLYLDENLSPRIAELLRARGLDATSAHEAGNTQIADAAQLRYATDQARAIVTCDVADFVALATEAIAANVDHAGIVILSSRFRTDDFHGIADAIEQAARRYPEGLTGAVLYLARPT, encoded by the coding sequence GTGAAGCTCTACCTGGACGAGAATCTCTCACCACGGATCGCGGAGCTGCTACGGGCGCGGGGGCTGGATGCCACCAGCGCGCATGAAGCCGGCAACACGCAGATCGCCGACGCGGCGCAGCTCCGATACGCCACCGATCAGGCGCGCGCCATCGTCACCTGCGACGTGGCCGACTTCGTCGCCCTGGCGACCGAGGCGATCGCCGCGAACGTCGACCACGCCGGGATCGTGATCCTCTCGTCCCGGTTCCGGACGGATGACTTCCACGGCATCGCCGATGCGATCGAGCAGGCCGCGCGCCGCTACCCGGAGGGATTGACCGGCGCGGTGCTCTACCTCGCGCGCCCGACGTGA